A region of Corynebacterium glucuronolyticum DSM 44120 DNA encodes the following proteins:
- a CDS encoding glycosyltransferase family 87 protein: protein MSSLAESLRNTWVADVPAPKNGTPGWNAVLNWVFWPLVVMLLIHRIALLSIDGAITDDFTTVYEAIARMREGIPVYNENYMYVDPHYLWSPGATILLYPFSLARLVIARLGFILLNAGSVVAAIAIFLTLLRKKPTSFLFPMFTAVALLTESVRNTLIFSNINGILLLLLVLFYFFLLQERQWLAGIVIGFAIVFKPIFLPLLVLPLIKLNWKTVAVGIGVPVAMNLIAWPLVPGATDYITRTMPYITQIRDFSNSSLRGMALWSGAPGWLTATLWITFAIIVAVGFFAALKFRYSDRTWWVVTSSTLLLAGVFFLSSLGQMYYSMFLFPFFIAVIQNGSLARNPFAWLAAYCTFTPDSWKSATFPPEGMWAQYFLPTTGWAILIIVIAVGAVARAHSASFRPALPTTNSSAGSEAHAV from the coding sequence GTGTCTAGTCTCGCAGAATCGCTCCGAAACACATGGGTGGCCGACGTGCCAGCACCCAAGAACGGTACCCCCGGTTGGAACGCCGTGTTGAATTGGGTTTTCTGGCCACTCGTTGTCATGCTCCTCATCCATAGGATCGCACTCCTGTCCATTGATGGAGCGATTACAGACGACTTCACCACCGTTTATGAGGCCATCGCCCGGATGCGCGAGGGAATCCCCGTGTATAACGAAAACTACATGTACGTCGATCCGCACTACCTGTGGTCACCAGGTGCAACTATCCTGTTGTACCCGTTTTCCCTTGCCCGCCTCGTCATCGCTCGGTTGGGATTCATTCTCCTCAACGCCGGCTCAGTCGTCGCGGCGATCGCGATTTTCCTCACACTTCTGAGGAAGAAACCGACGAGCTTCCTATTCCCCATGTTTACGGCTGTAGCCTTGCTGACGGAATCTGTAAGGAACACCCTGATTTTCTCCAACATCAACGGTATCCTGCTGCTCCTTCTTGTACTGTTCTACTTTTTCCTTTTGCAGGAGCGGCAGTGGCTTGCGGGTATCGTGATCGGGTTCGCTATCGTATTCAAGCCGATTTTCCTCCCGCTTTTAGTTTTGCCTTTGATCAAACTCAACTGGAAAACTGTGGCCGTTGGAATTGGCGTTCCCGTTGCAATGAACCTTATCGCCTGGCCGTTGGTTCCTGGAGCAACCGACTACATCACCCGAACCATGCCGTACATCACACAAATCCGTGACTTCTCCAACTCATCCTTGCGCGGGATGGCACTGTGGTCCGGAGCTCCCGGCTGGCTTACCGCAACCCTTTGGATAACCTTCGCCATCATTGTTGCTGTGGGATTCTTCGCAGCGCTGAAATTCCGCTACTCAGATCGGACGTGGTGGGTCGTCACCTCCTCGACGCTTCTCCTCGCGGGAGTTTTCTTCCTCTCTTCGCTCGGCCAGATGTACTATTCGATGTTCCTCTTCCCCTTCTTCATCGCTGTGATTCAGAACGGCTCCCTCGCCCGTAACCCCTTCGCGTGGCTGGCCGCCTACTGCACCTTCACCCCAGACAGTTGGAAGTCCGCGACCTTCCCGCCCGAGGGAATGTGGGCACAGTACTTCCTCCCCACTACTGGCTGGGCGATCCTGATCATTGTCATCGCCGTCGGCGCGGTGGCTCGAGCGCATTCCGCATCATTCCGGCCGGCGCTCCCCACTACCAACTCGTCTGCGGGCAGTGAAGCACACGCAGTGTAG
- the msrB gene encoding peptide-methionine (R)-S-oxide reductase MsrB — MTNFEDFTEKQWRERLDPQSFAVLRLRGTEPPFSGEYTDTETEGVYSCKACGAELFRSQEKFHSHCGWPSFFSPLAGDRIIEREDLSHGMRRVEVLCARCKSHLGHVFEGEGYDTPTDLRYCINSVCLTLEPTETEA; from the coding sequence ATGACGAATTTCGAAGACTTCACCGAGAAACAGTGGCGCGAACGCCTCGATCCGCAATCATTTGCTGTACTTAGGCTACGGGGTACAGAGCCACCATTTTCGGGCGAATACACTGACACTGAAACGGAGGGCGTGTATTCCTGCAAAGCGTGCGGTGCGGAGCTCTTCCGGTCTCAGGAGAAGTTTCACTCGCACTGTGGTTGGCCATCGTTTTTCTCCCCGCTGGCTGGCGACCGGATCATCGAGCGCGAGGATCTATCCCACGGGATGCGTCGTGTAGAAGTACTCTGTGCACGGTGTAAATCTCACCTAGGGCACGTTTTTGAAGGCGAGGGCTACGACACCCCGACTGATCTGCGGTACTGCATAAACTCCGTGTGCCTCACTCTGGAGCCCACCGAGACTGAGGCGTAG
- the hemQ gene encoding hydrogen peroxide-dependent heme synthase codes for MGKFSHPDFAALNDVKQYSQFLVFDVIPGVLPDDRSEVIEQLKSFLAGVKDKGITVRGVYNVSGVRAEGDYMIWWHGENLEDLQDAYNAFRRTTLIGAASEINWIGTSIHRPAEFNKSHLPAFIMGMEPERWITVYPFVRSYDWYLLDPSERRKILADHGQAGRKFGNVLANTMSAFALGDYEWILAFEAPDMETINELMHAMRYTKAREHVRVEIPFYSGRRVDDVAEIINVLP; via the coding sequence ATGGGTAAATTCAGTCATCCTGATTTCGCGGCTCTCAATGACGTTAAGCAGTATTCGCAGTTCCTCGTCTTCGATGTCATCCCCGGAGTTCTTCCCGATGACCGTTCCGAGGTCATCGAACAGCTCAAAAGCTTCCTCGCAGGGGTGAAGGACAAGGGCATTACCGTACGCGGTGTCTATAACGTCTCCGGAGTTCGTGCCGAAGGCGATTACATGATTTGGTGGCATGGCGAAAATCTGGAGGACCTCCAGGACGCCTACAATGCCTTCCGTCGCACGACCCTTATCGGTGCTGCCAGTGAGATCAACTGGATCGGAACGAGCATTCACCGCCCGGCGGAATTCAACAAGTCCCACCTTCCTGCCTTCATTATGGGGATGGAACCGGAGCGCTGGATCACCGTCTATCCGTTCGTTCGCTCGTACGATTGGTATCTTCTCGATCCTTCCGAACGTCGCAAGATTCTTGCTGATCACGGTCAGGCTGGGCGCAAGTTCGGAAATGTTCTGGCGAATACCATGAGCGCTTTTGCACTGGGGGACTACGAATGGATCCTGGCGTTCGAGGCTCCCGATATGGAGACTATTAACGAGCTCATGCACGCCATGCGGTACACCAAGGCACGTGAGCACGTGCGGGTGGAGATCCCGTTCTACTCCGGTCGCCGCGTAGATGACGTAGCCGAGATCATTAACGTTCTCCCCTAA
- a CDS encoding DUF3000 domain-containing protein, whose protein sequence is MCVTVNNVTDQQLSSQRPSGAVHELSHARAQEAETPQEFTAAVESMHAAQLRKEIVLGTIRPPQKIAKFSHAIGLEVDRESEDEEVSALDSEGDAFGRLILLYDPRSEEAWDSPMRLVAYIQADLDSSVAGDPLLPEVAWEWLKEGLGKTSATYTNLGGTVTSTASVRYGEIGGPPRAYQVELRASWTAADANLAAHVEGFAHVLAAVAGLPPVGVTNIGS, encoded by the coding sequence ATGTGCGTTACCGTGAACAACGTGACTGACCAACAGCTATCTTCACAGCGGCCAAGCGGAGCCGTGCACGAGCTTTCCCACGCTCGCGCCCAGGAAGCGGAGACTCCACAGGAGTTCACCGCCGCAGTAGAATCCATGCATGCAGCACAACTGCGCAAAGAAATCGTCTTGGGGACGATTCGCCCCCCGCAAAAGATCGCCAAGTTCAGTCACGCAATCGGGCTTGAGGTTGACCGCGAGTCGGAAGACGAGGAAGTAAGCGCGCTCGACTCTGAAGGTGACGCATTTGGTCGGCTTATCCTTCTCTACGACCCCCGTTCCGAAGAAGCATGGGATTCCCCCATGCGACTCGTTGCCTATATCCAGGCCGATTTAGATAGTTCCGTCGCAGGCGACCCGCTTCTGCCAGAAGTCGCATGGGAATGGTTGAAAGAGGGATTGGGGAAAACCTCCGCAACGTACACGAATCTGGGTGGGACAGTCACATCTACCGCCTCCGTCCGCTACGGGGAGATCGGTGGTCCTCCACGAGCCTACCAAGTGGAGTTGCGAGCATCCTGGACCGCAGCCGATGCCAATCTTGCCGCCCATGTCGAAGGTTTTGCGCACGTACTCGCAGCCGTCGCTGGGCTGCCACCTGTTGGCGTAACGAACATTGGCTCCTAA
- a CDS encoding HRDC domain-containing protein → MLLTAPRDGKTPLVDNPSQLADCAATLSPGAPIAIDTERASGYTYDDRAYLIQLRQEGIGTFLIDAEALRDDLPPVLAPAVNACPWVLHAAVSDIPCLADVGMTAPTLFDTEVAGRFLGFDKVNLAAMTNRILGIDLKKGHAAENWSKRPIPRSWLIYAALDVELLIELADTLTALLEREGKLAWAEAEFQHIIDCPPHHHEKTWLDVKGIRRMHGPQVQAARALFNKRELIAYRKGIAPGRVLSNKLLSLLAEKYPTTAEDVDTILHHRSDPSMWADVIRRSLALPREKWTTLPHEDGTPAKSAWKRLSPEAWDALHNVTAAIADHAQDLQMDPIVLVSPALVRDAVWQRVFDGDSTPVAEILRDRGARDWQIDQVGEIIEDFLP, encoded by the coding sequence ATGCTTCTCACAGCTCCACGAGACGGCAAAACTCCACTGGTTGACAATCCCTCTCAGTTAGCTGACTGTGCAGCCACACTCTCTCCAGGTGCTCCTATCGCTATCGACACCGAACGAGCCTCTGGGTACACCTACGACGATCGTGCCTACCTGATCCAACTCCGACAGGAGGGCATCGGTACGTTTCTCATTGATGCCGAAGCACTCCGCGATGATCTTCCCCCTGTCCTCGCTCCAGCAGTCAACGCATGCCCGTGGGTCTTGCACGCCGCCGTCAGCGACATCCCGTGCTTAGCTGACGTAGGAATGACCGCGCCTACGCTATTCGACACCGAGGTCGCCGGTCGCTTCCTGGGTTTTGACAAGGTCAACCTCGCTGCGATGACAAACCGAATCCTCGGTATCGACCTCAAAAAAGGCCACGCAGCTGAAAACTGGTCGAAACGACCCATTCCGCGCTCGTGGCTCATTTATGCTGCCCTCGATGTCGAACTGCTCATTGAGCTGGCCGACACTCTCACTGCACTCCTCGAACGCGAGGGAAAGCTTGCATGGGCTGAGGCCGAGTTCCAACACATCATCGACTGCCCGCCTCACCACCACGAAAAGACATGGCTCGATGTCAAAGGGATCCGTCGCATGCATGGCCCGCAGGTACAGGCCGCCCGCGCGCTGTTTAACAAGCGAGAGCTCATCGCATACCGTAAAGGGATTGCCCCCGGACGGGTACTGAGCAACAAGCTTCTCAGCCTCCTTGCCGAGAAATACCCAACAACTGCGGAAGACGTTGACACCATTCTTCATCACCGCTCCGACCCCTCGATGTGGGCCGATGTTATCCGTCGGTCTCTTGCGTTGCCGAGGGAGAAGTGGACAACGCTTCCCCATGAGGATGGGACTCCGGCAAAAAGCGCATGGAAAAGGCTCTCCCCTGAGGCGTGGGACGCTCTCCACAATGTGACCGCAGCAATCGCAGACCACGCACAAGATCTGCAGATGGACCCTATCGTCCTCGTCTCCCCCGCCCTTGTTCGAGATGCGGTTTGGCAGCGTGTCTTTGACGGAGACTCGACCCCTGTGGCAGAAATCCTCCGCGATCGTGGTGCCCGCGACTGGCAGATTGACCAGGTGGGCGAGATCATAGAAGATTTCCTGCCGTAA